One genomic window of Lepeophtheirus salmonis chromosome 5, UVic_Lsal_1.4, whole genome shotgun sequence includes the following:
- the Ufd4 gene encoding E3 ubiquitin-protein ligase HECTD1, with protein MSEVDPETLLEWLQSGEGEERDMQLIALEQLCMLLLMSDNVDRCFESCPPRTFLPALCRIFLDEEAPDQVLEVTARAITYYLDVSIECTRRIVAVEGSIKAMCNRLSVVEMSSRTSKDLTEQCIKVLELICTREAGSVFEAGGLTKVLSLILYNGCSIHKDTLHSAMTVVSRLCTKVETHDPSLPTCVECLSELLLHEDSHVADVALKCFASLADRFIRRNVDPAPLAEHGLTYELLKRLSVAGSSASSSVSSGNTLNKSNTTAGNNSTSESHSKSSASISTTISLLSTLCRGSSSITHSLLRTKLPEALESALRGNERCVLDTMRLIDLLIVLLFDGRDSLPKSSALSSATGSLSGRLSSLRRMDSSSEKTHKQLIECIRIKDTDAFIEAVDNGHVEVNFMDDVGQSLLNWASAFGTQEMVIFLCLKGADVNRGQRSSSLHYAACFGRPQIAKVLLQFGANPDLRDEDGKTPLDKARERNDEGHREVATILQSPADWIKPPDKMNPSNSTESSSETKKEVVENESRGDPEMIPHYVKSLLPMFCQTYQSVMIHSVKKSSIGLIKKLIHYLQPILMKEICSECPQIVAQVVEVLTAVLDNEEDDDGHYSCLQIIQDLMIKDKEGHFLEQFAKLGLYAKVHALTEGIEEESPSNSIHDIVVSSIEPVISTTVEDTSSSDAKDIIHGKGYVWKDWSVARGRDCVYIWSDAAALELSNGSNGWFRFILDGKLTTMYSSGSPEGGPDASENRGEFLEKLQRAKASVKVNTPLKLFSKPSEDVTIEIGNWCLTSKKEGELNIINSEGMQQATILREDYPGFLFESNRGTKHTFTAETLLGPEFSSCWTGKKTKRLRSKVEAIKQKVRNLALDIYEEYFKVAQSKPRGIVIRLSNLVTHIDNARLGQMRHSKGWKEVLKTALLELADVLKDETKVSAFELHSSGLIQSLLKLFATSMNDPTKKSTKLQRQRVEVFKDCFQKLDNEEANSFRALVKKLISVLESIEKLQVYLYDNTTSGYGLQILNRRLRFKLERANGENGLIDRSGCTFKMEPLATVRQLERFLLKMVSKQWYDHDRATFNFIKKITEADEEGNKISLEYDHDFDENGLMYWIGTNGKTAFEWINPAHFGLVVVTSSEGRHLPYGKLEDILSRDSSAINCHTNDDRKSWFAIDLGIWIIPTAYTIRHARGYGCSALRNWSFQVSKDGINWTTLIEHENDERLNDPGSTATWQIPEQQNEQQGWRHVRLQQGGKNASGLTHYLSLSGFELYGSVLGVCEELGKAAKEAEAHLKKQRRLLRAQMMKQMTVGAKVVRGLDWKWKDQDGSPPGEGLLVSELHNGWIDVKWDNGSSNSYRMGAEGKFDLKLAPTSNNAVLTNITTTGSSVTPGVETTATSKDKQSTLPQTTSANSTNSGSTKTSIIFSKSRKASSTPSLSENAEVANKPLVESYEQTVSAENLTTKQTSEQESQDNTAKQAAEAIANSVLSEAILSTTSTMALVHNNPTTTISRFSRTQQEGGGSLNDNDVVLPPLMEVVDNYKQLGENEEFEELLSKHLKATTSSDTNVTDPDIDMELLLARLKNTLQKVVALPMKVEGLPEDAKSFKLANELISKIETMHFGVENSSKNSPPPIRKLLSGVESCDSTTQSYNNNNNNQSNNNKKQFNANSYKLLDYSEDLHTLPSIFPTSSSSNSGGGVVVGGGDVNNSLSEPSSTGLSSECTTPLPTTKEEAPPSSDENKTSGSNNNNNNNSNNNMSVSEPNLSVSEASAASLLETFTAIARRRLGVAGGESTASSVASTNSVNNSRNQAGGPQNTNQSTGIFGGGSNSSTAATTTTGTTKSVSSLVRLALSSNFSSSVLNAAQSYPALFVPTSSASSTTSNGGIHVVQGGGVGGNETDQVSLEEILESCRATSFLAELEDEELPDDDDDNDDINEDNDDDDYDDNYDEDVFESGNSSTRSSHRNASLGGRRKVWDEEHVIKRKFSALIPAFDPRPGRTNVNQTSDLEINPPEKELKNGFDISSSIQQLQFTPASTSSTTPKIHCTLRGPNIPGIPDVEIDLSNPDWSIFHAIQYVIQKSTIGNKSEKLRRVWEPTYTIAYRESGGQPEDSISSQQRRDSTLPQIPLLSKSHCSMDEVLQLLRQLYLINESISELFYSQKMTNKLVQQIQDPLVLSSNALPEWCHELTSSCPMLFPFETRLLYFYCTAFGASRSIVWLQNQRDQTYERSRGSGVGSGSRREDIHEFRVGRIKHERVKVPRGDQILDWAIQVMKTHAERKAILEVEFLDEEGTGLGPTLEFFALVAGELQRKDLCLWLCDDIVNIKHNEDDSVDKPPGYYVTRTNGLFPAPLPQNSEMCERVSKLFWFVGIFLAKTLQDNRLVDLPLSYPFLKLLCQGEISTIVKEKSAIVQDEELMNSSIISEESDFDAASSEAGGLSSKDGSSGWFSSVLNVDDLVLVDSVRGRFLLELQDLISRKQVIIHSIHLSDEEKETQIRSLTIKGDAKIEDLGITFSYSPSSSVYGFKEHNLCLKTSGEKELTIDNVEEYYEKVLDFSLNEGIRSQMEALRSGFNLVFPMDKLGSFSPSEVRTMLCGDQCPVFTAQDIIRYTEPKLGYTRETPAFLKFVNVLVNFTASERKAFLQFTTGCSSLPPGGLANLSPRLTIVRKIGAGDGSYPSVNTCVHYLKLPDYSSEEVMKERLLAATREKGFHLN; from the exons ATGTCTGAAGTGGATCCGGAAACCCTTTTGGAATGGCTCCAAAGTGGGGAAGGGGAAGAGCGAGACATGCAGTTGATTGCCTTGGAGCAGCTCTGTATGCTTCTTCTCATGTCTGACAATGTGGACCGCTGCTTCGAGAGTTGTCCTCCAAGAACTTTTTTGCCTGCTCTTTGTCGCATCTTTTTGGACGAAGAGGCTCCGGATCAAGTGCTGGAGGTCACTGCACGGGccattacttattatttagaCGTTTCCATTGAATGTACGCGTCGTATTGTCGCTGTGGAGGGATCCATCAAA gCTATGTGCAATCGTTTATCCGTCGTTGAAATGTCTTCTCGGACCTCTAAAGACTTGACGGAACAATGTATAAAAGTTTTAGAACTAATTTGTACCCGTGAAGCGGGTTCTGTATTTGAGGCTGGTGGTTTAACCAAGGTCTTATCTCTTATTCTCTATAATGGATGCTCCATTCATAAGGATACTCTTCATTCAGCTATGACTGTTGTTTCTAGGCTTTGTACAAAAGTAGAAACCCATGACCCATCTCTTCCTACTTGTGTTGAATGTTTAAGTGAATTGTTACTGCATGAGGATTCTCATGTGGCGGATGTGGCATTGAAATGCTTTGCATCTCTTGCTGATCGATTTATTCGAAGGAATGTGGATCCAGCTCCACTTGCTGAACATGGTTTGACCTATGAATTATTGAAGCGTCTATCTGTGGCTGGTTCTTCTGCTTCATCCTCTGTATCCAGTGGCAATACTTTAAACAAATCTAACACTACGGCAGGAAACAACTCTACCTCAGAGTCTCACAGTAAATCCTCAGCGTCTATTTCAACAACAATTAGTCTGTTGTCGACTCTGTGCCGTGGATCATCTAGTATTACACATAGTCTTCTTAGAACAAAATTACCTGAAGCATTAGAAAGTGCTCTTCGTGGGAATGAGAGATGtgtattagacacaatgagacTCATAGACCTTTTGATAGTCCTTCTTTTTGATGGAAGAGACTCATTGCCAAAATCGAGTGCTCTCTCAAGCGCCACTGGATCCCTGAGTGGGCGATTATCTTCCCTTCGTCGCATGGATAGTTCCAGTGAAAAAACTCATAAACAACTCATTGAATGTATAAGAATCAAGGATACGGATGCATTTATTGAAGCAGTAGATAATGGTCATGTTGAAGTTAATTTCATGGATGATGTGGGACAGAGTCTTTTAAATTGGGCTTCAGCTTTTGGTACACAAGAAATGGTCATATTTCTTTGTCTCAAAGGTGCAGACGTTAACAGGGGTCAAAG aTCGTCATCGTTGCATTATGCAGCATGTTTTGGCCGACCTCAAATTGCAAAAGTTTTACTTCAATTTGGAGCAAATCCAGATTTGAGGGATGAAGATGGAAAAACTCCTTTAGATAAGGCAAGGGAACGAAATGACGAAGGTCATCGTGAGGTGGCAACTATTCTACAAAGTCCAGCAGATTGGATTAAACCACCTGATAAGATGAATCCTTCCAATTCTACTGAAAGTTCTagtgaaacaaaaaaagaagttgtagAAAACGAATCCAGAg GTGATCCAGAAATGATTCCTCATTATGTCAAATCATTGCTACCGATGTTTTGTCAAACATATCAGTCTGTCATGATTCATTCCGTGAAAAAATCGAGTATTGGGCTCATAAAGAAACTCATTCATTACCTTCAACCTATTCTTATGAAAGAAATCTGTTCAGAGTGTCCTCAAATAGTTGCTCAAGTTGTTGAAGTTCTAACAGCTGTATTAGACAATGAAGAGGATGACGATGGTCATTACTCTTGTCTTCAAATTATTCAAGATCTAATGATAAAGGATAAAGAAGGACATTTTCTGGAACAATTTGCCAAATTGGGCCTTTACGCTAAG GTACATGCATTGACTGAAGGAATTGAAGAGGAATCTCCTTCAAATTCCATCCACGATATTGTTGTATCTTCAATCGAACCTGTAATAAGTACTACAGTTGAAGATACTTCTTCCTCAGATGCCAAAGATATAATTCATGGTAAAGGCTATGTTTGGAAAGATTGGTCTGTGGCTCGTGGTCGTGATTGCGTTTATATTTGGAGTGATGCTGCTGCTCTTGAGCTTTCAAATGGCTCAAATGGTTGGTTTAGGTTTATTTTGGATGGCAAACTTACTACCATGTATTCCAGTGGTAGTCCCGAAGGTGGGCCAGATGCTTCTGAAAATAGAGGagaatttttagaaaagttgcAGAGGGCTAAGGCGTCTGTTAAAGTGAATACTCCTCTGAAATTGTTCTCTAAGCCTTCTGAGGATGTAACTATTGAAATAGGAAATTGGTGTTTGACGAGTAAAAAAGAAGGAGAGCTTAACATTATTAATTCTGAGGGTATGCAACAGGCAACCATCCTAAGGGAGGATTATCCTGGATTTTTATTTGAGTCTAATAGAGGAACTAAACACACATTTACGGCAGAAACGCTCTTAGGTCCTGAATTTTCTTCATGCTGGActggtaaaaaaacaaaaagattacGCAGTAAAGTTGAGGCCATTAAACAGAAGGTTAGGAATCTCGCTTTAGACATTTACGAAGAATATTTTAAGGTGGCTCAGTCAAAACCAAGAGGAATCGTCATTCGTTTATCTAATTTAGTGACTCATATTGATAATGCTCGACTTGGGCAAATGAGACATAGCAAAGGTTGGAAAGAAGTTTTAAAGACTGCTTTACTTGAATTAGCAGATGTCTTGAAGGATGAAACCAAAGTATCTGCGTTTGAACTTCATTCATCTGGGTTGATTCAATCTCTTTTGAAACTTTTCGCTACGTCAATGAACGATCCCACTAAAAAATCTACCAAACTACAAAGACAAAGAGTCGAAGTTTTTAAGGATTGCTTTCAGAAATTGGATAATGAGGAAGCAAACTCCTTTAGAGCTCttgttaaaaagttaatttccgTCCTTGAGTCGATTGAAAAACTTCAAGTTTACCTTTATGATAATACGACATCTGGATACG gacttcaaattttaaaccgGCGTTTGCGTTTTAAATTGGAAAGAGCCAACGGAGAAAATGGTTTAATTGATCGTTCTGGATGTACATTTAAAATGGAACCTTTGGCCACAGTGCGTCAGCTAGAGCGATTTCTCTTGAAGATGGTGTCTAAACAGTGGTATGACCATGACAGagcaacatttaattttattaagaagaTTACAGAAGCGGATGAGGAAGGGAACAAGATTTCTCTTGAATATGACCATGACTTTGACGAAAATGGTTTAATGTACTGGATTGGAACAAACGGTAAAACTGCTTTTGAATGGATCAATCCAGCTCATTTTGGTCTGGTTGTTGTTACTTCGTCTGAAGGCAGGCATTTACCTTATGGAAAATTGGAAGACATTCTTAGTCGAGATTCTTCTGCTATAAATTGTCATACAAATGATGATAGAAAATCTTGGTTCGCTATTGACCTAGGAATTTGGATTATTCCAACTGCATATACTATCAGACATGCACGAGGATATGGATGTTCAGCCTTAAGAAACTGGTCCTTTCAG GTATCTAAAGATGGTATCAATTGGACTACATTGATTGAGCATGAAAATGACGAGCGATTAAACGATCCTGGAAGCACTGCCACTTGGCAGATACCCGAACAACAAAATGAACAACAAGGATGGAGACATGTACGCCTTCAACAGGGAGGTAAAAATGCTTCAGGCCTGACACATTACTTAAGTCTTTCTGGGTTTGAGTTATATGGATCCGTTTTAGGAGTTTGTGAAGAATTAG GGAAAGCTGCTAAAGAAGCAGAAGctcatttgaaaaaacaacGCAGGCTCTTGAGAGCACAAATGATGAAACAAATGACTGTTGGAGCAAAAGTTGTCAGAGGTTTAGACTGGAAATGGAAAGATCAGGATGGAAGTCCCCCAGGAGAAG GCTTACTGGTGAGTGAGTTACACAATGGATGGATTGATGTCAAATGGGACAATGGAAGTTCAAACTCTTATCGCATGGGGGCGGAAgggaaatttgatttaaagttgGCCCCTACAAGCAATAATGCAGTCCTAACCAACATCACAACTACGGGTTCTTCAGTGACTCCAGGAGTGGAAACGACTGCTACTTCTAAGGATAAGCAATCAACTTTGCCTCAAACTACGTCTGCCAATTCTACTAATAGTGGAAGTACAAAGACGTCCATAATTTTTAGTAAGAGCCGTAAAGCTTCGTCGACTCCAAGTCTTTCTGAAAATGCGGAGGTTGCAAACAAGCCACTAGTAGAATCATATGAACAAACCGTGTCTGCTGAAAATCTTACCACTAAACAAACTTCGGAACAAGAATCACAAGATAATACTGCTAAGCAAGCTGCTGAGGCCATTGCAAATTCTGTACTATCAGAAGCTATTTTAAGTACTACGTCAACAATGGCTCTGGTACATAATAATCCAACTACAACAATTTCCCGATTCTCAAGAACACAGCAGGAAGGAGGAGGTAGTCTGAATGACAATGATGTAGTTCTTCCTCCTCTAATGGAGGTTGTCGATAATTATAAGCAATTAGGAGAAAATGAAGAGTTTGAAGAGTTATTGAGTAAGCACCTAAAGGCCACAACGAGCTCGGATACGAATGTAACTGATCCAGATATTGATATGGAGCTACTTTTGGCAAGATTAAAAAATACCCTTCAGAAGGTTGTAGCTCTACCAATGAAAGTGGAAGGCTTACCTGAGGATGCTAAATCCTTTAAATTAGCGAATGAACTCATAAGTAAGATTGAAACAATGCACTTTGGAGTAGAAAATAGCTCAAAAAACTCTCCACCCCCAATCCGTAAATTGTTGAGTGGAGTGGAGTCTTGTGACTCCACAACACAAagctataataataacaataacaatcagagtaataacaataaaaaacaatttaacgCCAACTCCTACAAGTTACTGGATTACTCTGAAGATCTCCATACACTACCATCGATCTTTCCAACGTCTTCATCATCTAATAGTGGGGGTGGTGTGGTTGTTGGTGGGGGTGATGTGAATAATAGTCTTTCTGAGCCATCATCAACTGGGCTCTCTTCAGAATGTACAACACCATTGCCTACTACAAAAGAAGAGGCTCCCCCGTCTTCCGACGAGAATAAAACCTCTGGAAGcaataacaacaacaataataacagtaataataatatgtcgGTGAGCGAACCTAATTTGTCAGTATCTGAAGCATCCGCTGCAAGCCTGCTCGAAACATTTACAGCAATTGCTCGTAGAAGACTGGGTGTAGCAGGGGGAGAATCAACAGCCTCATCTGTTGCTTCTACTAATAGCGTGAATAATTCCAGAAATCAAGCTGGTGGTCCTCAAAATACTAATCAAAGCACTGGTATCTTTGGCGGAGGATCTAACTCATCCACCGCCGCTACCACGACCACCGGTACTACAAAATCAGTCTCAAGTCTAGTGCGCTTAGCATTATCATCTAATTTTTCCTCCTCAGTCTTAAATGCCGCTCAAAGTTATCCTGCTTTATTCGTACCTACATCCTCGGCCTCATCAACAACCTCCAACGGAGGAATCCATGTTGTTCAAGGGGGAGGAGTAGGAGGAAATGAGACGGACCAAGTCTCCCTAGAAGAAATTTTGGAATCCTGTCGTGCAACATCATTTTTAGCGGAACTTGAAGATGAAGAGCTTCCGGACGATGACGATGATAATGATGACATTAATGAGGATAATGATGATGACGATTATGATGATAACTATGATGAAGATGTGTTTGAAAGTGGAAATTCTTCAACTCGTTCTTCCCATCGGAATGCCTCTCTAGGTGGACGACGTAAAGTATGGGATGAAGAACATgtcattaaaagaaaattttcagcTTTAATTCCTGCTTTTGATCCAAGACCTGGACGTACAAATGTCAATCAAACCTCCGACTTAGAAATCAATCCTCCAGAAAAAGAACTTAAAAATGGGTTTGATATCTCATCATCCATCCAGCAACTTCAATTCACGCCAGCTTCAACATCATCAACAACACCAAAAATTCATTGTACTCTTCGTGGACCAAATATTCCAGGAATACCTGATGTTGAAATCGATTTGTCAAATCCTGATTGGAGTATCTTTCATGCTATACAGTATGTTATCCAGAAATCTACTATTGGTAATAAAAGTGAAAAACTTAGAAGAGTTTGGGAACCTACATATACTATTGCATATAGGGAAAGTGGGGGTCAGCCCGAAGATTCAATTTCTTCTCAACAACGAAGAGATTCCACTCTTCCGCAAATTCCATTACTTAGTAAATCTCATTGCTCCATGGATGAAGTTTTGCAATTACTTAGAcagctttatttaattaatgagtcAATATCTGAGCtcttttattcacaaaaaatgaccAACAAACTAGTCCAACAAATTCAAGATCCTTTAGTTCTCTCTTCTAATGCATTACCTGAATGGTGTCATGAATTAACATCCTCGTGTCCAATGTTATTTCCCTTTGAAACGAGGTTACTTTATTTCTATTGTACCGCTTTTGGAGCTTCTAGGAGTATCGTTTGGCTTCAAAATCAGAGAGATCAAACTTATGAACGTTCTCGAGGGTCAGGAGTTGGATCAGGATCTAGACGTGAGGATATTCATGAGTTTAGAGTTGGGCGCATTAAACATGAAAGAGTCAAAGTTCCACGAGGTGATCAAATCCTTGATTGGGCTATTCAAGTCATGAAAACGCATGCCGAAAGGAAAGCCATTTTGGAAGTGGAGTTCCTTGATGAAGAGGGTACTGGCCTGGGCCCTACTCTAGAATTCTTTGCACTAGTCGCTGGTGAACTTCAAAGGAAGGACTTGTGTCTATGGCTTTGCGATGatatagtaaatataaagcatAATGAAGATGACTCTGTTGACAAGCCTCCAGGATATTATGTCACTCGAACGAACGGATTGTTCCCGGCACCTTTGCCACAAAATTCGGAGATGTGTGAAAGGGTTTCTAAACTTTTTTGGTTCGTTGGAATTTTTCTAGCCAAGACTCTCCAGGACAATCGTTTGGTGGACTTGCCCCTATCttatccttttttgaaattattatgcCAAGGAGAAATTAGTACTATTGTGAAAGAGAAGTCTGCTATTGTTCAGGACGAAGAACTAATGAATTCTTCAATTATATCTGAGGAATCTGATTTTGATGCTGCTTCTTCTGAAGCTGGTGGACTGTCATCTAAAGATGGTTCATCTGGTTGGTTTTCTTCAGTCCTCAATGTTGATGATTTGGTACTTGTTGACTCTGTACGCGGTCGTTTTCTTCTTGAGCTTCAAGATCTTATCAGTAGAAAACAAGTCATAATACACTCTATTCATTTATcagatgaagaaaaagaaactcaaatacGCAGTCTAACTATCAAAGGTGATGCCAAAATTGAAGATTTGGgcattactttttcttattctCCCTCGTCCAGTGTATATGGTTTTAAAGAACATAACTTATGCCTCAAAACAAGCGGAGAAAAAGAATTAACTATAGATAATGTCGAagaatattatgaaaaagtatTGGACTTTTCCTTGAACGAAGGAATTCGTAGTCAAATGGAGGCCTTGCGGTCAGGTTTTAATTTAGTGTTCCCTATGGATAAGCTAGGCTCATTCTCTCCGTCTGAAGTAAGAACAATGTTGTGTGGAGATCAATGTCCTGTATTTACAGCCCAGGACATCATTCGCTACACTGAGCCTAAGCTCGGATACACAAGAGAAACCCCTGCTTTCCTTAAGTTTGTCAATGTTTTGGTCAATTTTACTGCTAGTGAACGTAAAGCCTTCTTACAGTTTACGACTGGGTGTTCGAGTCTTCCACCAG gtggTCTTGCAAATTTATCTCCTCGTTTAACCATTGTAAGGAAGATCGGAGCCGGTGACGGATCATATCCCTCAGTCAATACTTGCGTCCATTATCTTAAACTTCCTGATTATTCCTCAGAGGAAGTGATGAAAGAAAGGCTCTTAGCTGCTACCCGAGAAAAGGGATTCCACCTCAATTAA